A segment of the Trichocoleus sp. FACHB-46 genome:
TAAGTGCTAAAAAATTACTTCTACTTAGTTTTTGTGACCCAAAATCATCAAAACTTGCTTAATTGTTGTGGCTGGTAATAGTGCGAAATAGTTTGATTTCTGGGTTGGTCATTAGCAGTAGCTTGTGGTTAGCAACATCAGTAGCAGCCGCTCCATCGGCAAGCGAATATCGTCAACTAGGTCTCGCTTATCGAACCCAAGCACGTTATTCAGAAGCGATCGCCGCACTTCAGCAAGCGGTAGAACTAGAACCCAACAATTTGTCTGGACGCATTACCCTAGGATGGACGCAACATCTGGCAGGCCAAGAAACTGCGGCAATGGAATCGCTGTTTCAGGTGCTGTATCGCGATCCTCAGTCAGTTCCAGCGTTGAATGCGTTAGGCATCGTCTATTTGGTGCAGGGTGACTTGAACTCTGCTGTCCTCACTCACACTTGGGCCGCTTGGCTAGAACCTGATAACGAAATTCCTTACTACAACCTCAGCTTGGCGACTCACCGTTTGCGAGAGTATGGCTGGGCCAGCTTAGCCGCACATCGAGCCGCTGCTTTGGAGCCAGACAATTCTCACCCTTGGGTGGCATTGGCAATCATTAACTGGGATGGCGGCGATCGCGCAGCAGCGACCAAAGCTTACGAGCAAGCCTTGGCGCTAAATGGAAACTATGGCGATCGCGCCTTTCTGAGCTATCTCCAAGAAGCTGGATTTAGTGCGGCTCAAATCCAAGTGGCGGAGCAAGTTTTGTCAGCGACCGTCTCACGTTAAGTTTCTTCATTAAAATTTGGGAAGTAGAGACTATTCCCGCTGACATCATGCCCCTACAACCCAGCGATCGCACCAAGCTAGACCCCACCGAAGACACAGTATTTTATGGATTGCCTCGTTTTGTCACTCACGTAGACGAAGGATTCATCCAGCAGCTCACTGATTTGTATCGCGAACGGTTGAAGCCTCAGACACGCATCTTGGACTTGATGAGCAGTTGGGTTTCCCATCTACCAGATGGGATCGAATTTGCTCATGTCGAGGGGCATGGACTCAATGCGGAAGAGTTAGCCCGCAATCCACGCCTGAATCACTACTTTACCCAAGACCTCAACCAGGAGCCGAAACTACCGCTACCCGACCAATCGTTTGATGCAGTGCTCAATACCGTTTCCGTGCAGTATTTGCAGTACCCCGAAGCGATCTTCAGTGAGATTCATCGTGTTCTCAAGCCCGGAGGCATTGCGATCGTTAGTTTTTCGAATCGTATGTTCTACCAAAAGGCGATTCAGGCTTGGCGAGACAGCTCGGAGGAATACCGAGTAGAACTGGTCAACCGTTACTTCACATCTGCACCTGGATTTTCTGCACCTGAAGCGATCGCTCGGCGGGCGCAAGTACCCAGTTTCCTGCAAATGCTTGGCGTTGCAGGGGGTGATCCCTTTTATGCCGTAATTGCCCAGCGGGTTTAAAGCAGGAACCTAACCCCAGTCCCCTCCCTCGTAGGGAAGGGAGCTAGATTCTAAAGTTCTTTTCCGCGTCGGAGAGGGGTTTGGGGAGAGGTTAGTTTAGTTAACCTTCGTCGCGGAGAGCCTCTAGGACGTTGCGATCTTCCAAAGTGGAAGTATCTCCGGACACGGCATTGCCACTGGCGAGATCTCGCAGCAATCGGCGCATAATTTTGCCCGATCGCGTCTTGGGGAGGGCATCGGCAAATCGAATATCTCCGGGACGGGCGATCGCGCCGATTTCTTGGCCCACGTGTTGCTTTAGTTCTGCTTTCAGAGCATCACTGCCCGTGTGTCCCCCTTCTAGGGTGACGAAAGCCACAATGTCTTGCCCTTTGAGTTCATCGGGTTTGCCGACCACCGCAGCCTCAGCTACGGCAGGGTGCGAGACCAACGCCGACTCAATTTCCATCGTGCCTAGACGGTGCCCTGCTACGTTGATCACATCATCCACAC
Coding sequences within it:
- a CDS encoding tetratricopeptide repeat protein, which encodes MRNSLISGLVISSSLWLATSVAAAPSASEYRQLGLAYRTQARYSEAIAALQQAVELEPNNLSGRITLGWTQHLAGQETAAMESLFQVLYRDPQSVPALNALGIVYLVQGDLNSAVLTHTWAAWLEPDNEIPYYNLSLATHRLREYGWASLAAHRAAALEPDNSHPWVALAIINWDGGDRAAATKAYEQALALNGNYGDRAFLSYLQEAGFSAAQIQVAEQVLSATVSR
- a CDS encoding class I SAM-dependent methyltransferase — translated: MPLQPSDRTKLDPTEDTVFYGLPRFVTHVDEGFIQQLTDLYRERLKPQTRILDLMSSWVSHLPDGIEFAHVEGHGLNAEELARNPRLNHYFTQDLNQEPKLPLPDQSFDAVLNTVSVQYLQYPEAIFSEIHRVLKPGGIAIVSFSNRMFYQKAIQAWRDSSEEYRVELVNRYFTSAPGFSAPEAIARRAQVPSFLQMLGVAGGDPFYAVIAQRV